ATCTCGCTACCTTCTTTTTTACCGACGTTCATCAGCCCCATCGCCGATACTCTCCACGAACTCCAGCCTTCGGTGAATTTCTTGGCGCCAGCGAGTATGCGGATGGAACTGCCGTCCCGTTTGATATCGGCGAAAAGCGAACCGGAAAACGGCAAATCTTCCACCACATAACGGTCATCAACTGCCCGATTTTCCACACACAGATCGCAGAGTTTTTTAGCGTCGCCCACGTTCACCACGCCGAACCAGGGGTTATCGCCCACCTTCAGCCCAATTTCACCTTCGCTCCCTTGCAGGCGCACGATGTGCAACTGGCCTCCGCCGGGCGCGTTGAAGACATGGAGCAGAATATCGCTAAATAGTTCCAGGGCCTGTTCAGGTTTCCAACGGCTTCCCACATACGGGAAAAAACCCTCAAATACCCGGTGGCCGCCAGCGACAAGGCCGTCCTGCCGCGCCAGCAATTTACTTAACCGCCGCTCTGTTTCCGCCCGATTGCCGATGAACTCCGCCAGGAACTTAAGTATCAACACCAAATCGGTATCTTCCTGTGTCTGCCGCTGGCCGGTGACGGAGCCGCCAACAAAAATCATCAACGGCGATTCCAGCAGATAAGGCGCCAGCTCGTGGCCGCCATCAACAAAGCGGCGGCATTGCTGGTAAAAGGACAACACGCAGGCCGTAAGGTAAAGAGGCCGGGTCTCTTCCTCATGTTCTTCGGCCAGGTTGAGGATGTTGAAGTCCTTCCCGTAGCCGTCGTTGTAGAAAAACTTGTAGGAATAATCGAACAGGATACACTTCGCATATACCTGTGTCAGCGCCTTCTGTTTGGGGCCGGAGGCCGCTTTTATCGCCTGTCCGAAAGTGGCGGAATACTCAAAAGAAAAACCGTTGGCGCACAGTCTCGCCCGCTTGTCCATCCATTCTTCGCCGCCGGAGCCACGATGCCCTTCGTCAACAAGAACAAGATTATCGCCCTCGAAGGTGTCAACGGCCACGGTTTTGTCGCCAGACGTTTCCCGCAGTTTGTGTACGTCAATAATGTCCACGCCGCGCCCGGTGAATAGCGTCGCACCGCCTCTGTCGTACAGCGAAGCTTCGATGCCGGATAACTCGAACTCTTCTTCATGTTGACGCGAAAGCCCCTCGTTGGGCGTCAGCAAAATGATGCGGTTCAGCCCTTGCCGCTTCCCGGCTTTGCCAAGGTAGTGCAGGTATTGCCGGATATTGCAGTGCATTAATAGCGTTTTGCCGCCGCCCGTCGCCATCCAGAAAGCCAGTTTGTTCAAGTCGCTAAGGGTAAACAGTTCAATCTCCGGCGCGGGCGCGGCGGCTCTTTTCCGTCCCCGGCCACGTCCTGTTTGCGTTACGAGTTCAGGAGCGCGAACGCTGGCTTGCAGGGATTCATTCAGTGAATCCAGCAATCCGTTCCGGTCACGGAAATATCTGTCCAAATATATTTCAGTGAAAAGCAGGCCCAGATATTGAAAATAGATCGGGTAAAGCGTCGGCCCAAGCAAGTTGCGTTTGCGGGTGATATGCTTCCAGTGGCCTACGATATTCTCATCGTAAGCGCGTAGCATTTCGTCACTTACCGCCCGGCCCTGTTTAGGCAGTCGCCACACGAGTTGCTGGACGAATCTGGAACAGCCGTCATCCGCCCAGCCTTCGTATTCCGGGGCGCGTAGGATGACAGATAGACGATTCAAATCTTCCACGCCCAGTTGCTGTAACGGCCAGCGGGCAAGCGCGAGTTTGTCCGCGAAATGTGTGGACATCGGCTTACAACAGGGACTCGAAGGTTTCGCTCTCGAACATTCTGCGCTGGAACTCTTCTTCGATAAGGTGAACCTTGTTGTGCGGATCGTTAAGCGTGTGCGAGCCGTTGACATAAATAAAGTCGTACTCGGTATCCACCGGGCTGACTTTAAGTTTGTCCAGATATTTTTCCAGCGCCTCGTTGTCCGCCAGTGGATTGTCCCCCAACGTGCGCCACAATATCAGCGTTCGCCCTCCGGCGCGTTTTTCGCCGGTGACGGTGAGGAAGCCTTTTTGTGAATCAATGTGTTTCACCTTAAGGCCGATCAGCCAGTTGAAGGTCTCCACAAGGTCTATCGCGGTCTCTTTGGTTTCACCCGCGCTGGCGGTGGCGATTTTAAGCGTGTAGTTGAACGGGTCGCGGAACATCTTCACGTCCAATAGGCTGGCGCTCCCGGCGCTCTCCACGTCCAGGAAATAGCCTAACAAGTAATCGCTTCGCGCTTTCTCCCCGGCTTTTTCAAGCGCGGCTTTCTGCTCCGGTGTTCGGTTAAGGACAAGATTGTTGAGCGTGTCCTCATAACTCTCCAGCCGGACAATCTTGAAGGCATGGGAGATGCCCGTGTTCCGGTTTTGCGGTTTGCCCTCTTTCCAATCGGTGGAATAAACCACTTTTTTAAGGCGTGGCACAAGCACAGTGTCGAAATATTCGCCCATTTCCACGAGGATGTATTTACGCTCGCCGTCATCTTCCCGGTTGAGGTTGATAACGGCGTGACCGGTAGTGCCGGAACCGGCGAAGAAATCCAAAACTAAATGATCACCCGCTGTAACCAGTATGCAATCTTGCGCCGCATACACAGATTTGGGAAACAAAAAAAGTCTTTCAGACCCAAATAATGTTGTTAACAAGTTTGTTCCGTGGGAGCCTGCAGAATATCGAACATCATCCCACCAAGTTCCGGGTAGTTTGCCCTCATCGTTTAAATAGTTTTTTCTATAAATTTCCCAACCATCAGGAGTTTTCTTTGCCCTTATGCTTGAGATTTCTTTGATTGCTCTATCAACCCCCCATTTCCAGCATCTCTCATGTGAAGATGAATCTATAGGTAATACAGCACCTTCGTCTTCAAGGTGTTTTTGAATAGATGTCCAAGCTTGTTCTGGTTCATTCCATATCATTTCCGAAATTCGGACATCGCCATTTTTATTTACATAGATTGGGTAAAACTGACGCGGTCTATCTCCACGAGCAGAGTCGGTGCCTGTCTTTCGAAAATTCTCCCAAAGATATCTGCGCCCATCGGTTTCATTTTCGTCATAGCGTTCAATTTGCTGCTCGCTTCTCTTGAGTCGTCCGACACTTTTTCGATCGTCTGTTTTTCTATGAAAAATCGCATATTCGTGGTTAATCGCAAAACCGGAAACCGTAGACCTTCCTTGCGGATTATTTCTAATTGGTACAGTAGCCATGTGGTTTTCACTGCCGAAAGCATCGTTTAGAACCATCAAGCTTTTTTCAATTTCATAATCGTCTATGGTGAAGCATTGCATTCCATCCTTTTCAAGTAGCTCGCGTGCTTGTTTAACTCTGTCATTGATAAGTGATATCCAAGAGCTATCCTTGTAGCCATTTTTATAAGCTATCTCGGAAGCGTTGGTGTTATACGGCGGATCAATATATACGCACTTTACCTGCTCCCTATACCGTTCCTGCATCAGTTGCAGAGCCTGAAAGTTCTCCGATTGGAGACAGACGCCATCAAGCGTTTCGTCCAGATTGCCGATAGAGGCCAGTAACCGTAAGGTGAAGTCCCTGCTGAAATGGCGCGTATCGAGCATCAAGGACGGATTCGTCTTGAGGAATTGCGGACTCCGGGTTGTTGATTGCGGATCAAACAGGTTTGGCTGGATTTCTGAAATGGCGTATAGCCGTTCCCACTCCGCCCACTGGGCCTCGCTGGCGCAAATATCCGGGTAGAGCGTCTCTGGAACCCGGTCGAGCGTCATGCAGTAACGGGTTTCCACCACGAATTTCTTTTTCAGCCAAAGCCTTTTCTGAAAATTCTCCAGTTGTTCCAGCATGTGAATAACTGGGATGGCGCAACGGCGCAGGGCGCGGATTTTGGACAGGTACTCTTCTGCCTTTGGCGCAGTGTTGGACTCTATATCGTCCAGGTACATCACTTCGTTCTTGATGAAAAAATCGAGTTCGCGGCGCAAAAAACCGCCCAGGTCTTTATGGATGAAGTAATCAAACTGGCTCCGCGCCGTGTAATCGCGCAAATGTTTTTGCAACATGGTGCGCGTATCTTTCTTGTCTTTGCCCTGGTATGTGGGATCGATGGCGAAAAGCAGGGCTTTCCAGATTGGCGGCAAGTTGTCGGCCAGCGTCTTTTCGGTATCCGCGTTCAGCTTCTTTTGCAGGTCGCGCTCCGTGGCATGTTCACGGTAACGGAAACGGATGTTGAGCGTGGTTTCACCGGCTGGTTCAAAAGGCTTGTCCGCGTCCAGAGCGAAAGCGCGGACGGTTTTACCATTGGGTTTGATGTTGTCCTTCTCAGTATCACCTTCCACGAGCAGGAAGTGGATGACGGCTTCCTCCGGCAGATGGTCAAGGCCCAGTTGCCCGGCTGAAAGGTCGGCCCGGCGGATGCGGAAAGTGTAATCGCGGAGCAGTTCGGAAGTTTTGATGTAATACTGATCCATGTTGGCCCAGACCAGCTTTACCTCCTCCCCGTTGTACGGGATCATGTATTTCTCCCGTCCATGCACGGTGGAACGAGCGAGGCCCATAAAATCGCCACCATCGTAATAGCGGGAGAAGAAGGTGAGCAGATGCGAATATACTTCATCCGCCGTGGCGTTTAGATTTGCTCCGGCGGTGAGTTTTGCGCGGAGTTCCTGTACCTTTGGAGAGCTAGCCGGGTCTAACCCGGCGGCCTTTACAGATTCTGAAACCTTGGCAAGCTCTTCTGCAACCTGCGACTGTTGCAGGGTTTCATGCCCCTGCAAAGCCTCGCGCACGGTTTTTTCCAGATGATGGTCGAGAAACGCGGCTATCTCATCGTGACGCTGGCGCAGTATGCGGTAGATGCCGAAATCAAGGTCAGCTTTATCCAGCTCAAACAGTTCGCGTAGCTTGCCCTTGAGCTTTTCAAAGTTTGGGCCAGCGGGCGTTACTGGTTCGTCGGCCATTCATGAATCCTTCCAAATTGTAAACGTAGCTATCGCGTACCGGCTGAAATAGACCAGCGAAGCGAAAACAGTGTTTTTGTCTCTACGGACTGGCGTATTTTACCCTGAATTTCGGCTACAAGCGCATCGCGCCGGGCGAGGATACGGTCTTCCACTTCAAATATTTCCTGCCTCATCTTCCGCTGGCGGCGTTCCTGCTCGCCTATTTCGCTCTGGATACGCGCCTGTTCGGTTAGGTTTGTGGCTTTGCTGGCCTCATTACGCAGGTCACGAATACGCAGTTTGACATCTTTTAGTTCCTTTTCGGAATTGGCTATTTGATCGTCGGCCCAGGCGTCCAGCTTTTTCATCTCAACGTCAAAATAACTGGCGTTACGAGCGGTGATTTCGTTTAGCAAGGAATTCTGTAAGCCGGTTGCGATGCCGTCTATTGATTCCGGCGTGGATTGGGTCAAATGATGCCCAGCCACTTTGGCAGGTATGGACATCATGCGGCGGGCCTGCTCCTGATCCAGAGCCATCCCCGCATCCGTGACGCCAGAAAATAGCAAGTGATCCTCTGCCTGATCCAGAGCTTCAAATGTGACAAGGGAGAGATTCAACCATCCGGATTGACCAACCAACGGCTCCAAAATGCTAATCTTTCCATCATAACTGCCATAGTCAAATACAACCTCGGCTGGCTCTGGATTCAGCGCCTTGCCGCGTTCCAACACACGTTGCGCGAGTGGATGACCAATACGGTAGGTGTTAACGTCTTCAATGCCCTTGCCCATACGGTATGGCCCCGGATGGATACCCTCGCCGGGAAACGGATTTGTGTGGAGTGTGAAGCTGTAACCGTGGCTGTCGAATTGAGCGTAATCGGAAAGAAGATGCCGGGTAAGGCGCCAGAGTTGCTCGTTGAAACGGCCAAGGATATCCCTGTTCTGGATTCGCACTTTCTCCACCACTTCCAGATCGAAGTTATCAAGGAGTTTTTCGCGGGCGTCGCGCTGGCCCTGGGCTATCTCGGTTTCCAACTCGCGCTGGAGTTGGTCAAACTCTAATTCTATCTGTTGTGGCGCCCGGCATTTCTGATAAATGTCGGCGATGCGCTTCTCGAAGTCCACGCCAGACTCTACCGCGCCAAGCACTTCGTCACTGGCTCCAAATACCCCGCTGAAAAGGCGGAACTTTTCGTCAAGAAGCTCATAGACTCGCACGTCGGCGGCGTTTTTCTTATTGAGAAAGTTGACCACCACCACGTCGAACTTCTGGCCATAGCGGTGACAACGGCCTATTCTCTGTTCGATACGTTGAGGATTCCACGGCAAATCGTAGTTGACCACAAGGTTGCAGAATTGGAGGTTTATACCCTCGGCGGCGGCTTCCGTGGCTATCAGTATGGAGGCGTGATCTTGAAAGTTCTCCACCAAAGCGGCTCGCATATCGGCGCTGGGTGAACCGCTTATGCGGTCGGTTCCGGAGTGTTTAGCCAACCACTTATTGTAAATAGCTTTGGAGTTGGGATCGTTATTCGTTCCGTTGAACAGCATTACCTTGCCAGCGAACTCTGTCTGTTCGAGTATGCGGAACAGGTACTCTTGGGTACGGCGAGACTCGGTGAAGATAAGCGCTTTTTGTTGGAGTGTGGCGGCTCCCTTATTCTTTTGAGCTTCGGCGGCGGCGGCGAAACCTTTCCGCAGGGCGGTCAGTAAAACTTCACCCTTCGAATTTTGTATGATGGACTTGGCTAGAGCGTGAAACTGTCTAAGTTGCGCCAATTCCCGTTGAAGAGCGACCAATTGATCTGGAGAAAGACGCTTCTTTTCAGATGGGGGCGCTCCGTCCCCATCTTCCTCCCATTCGTCGGCCAGTTCGTCAAACTCTTCCAAATCCGTTGGCAATTCATCCGGCGGGGTATCTACGGCTGTCGCCGTGGCCTCCGCAATCTCCAAGCGGTTAGCCAACCCTTCAAGCGTTACTGAAATGGCGTAAGTGGAAGAGGCGAGCAGTTTACGCAAAACCAGAGTCATCAGTTTGCGCTGGCTGGCTGGAAGAGCGTATAGAGTTTCACTTTGAAGGTAATCGGATACCAGATCGTAAAGGCGCTGTTCATCCTCTGACGGCGTGAATTCCTGAACCAGCGCGTGGCGATTGGTGTACTTCACATACTCCAGCACTTGACGGCGCAACGTGCGCTTGCAGAGGGGTTTTAGGCGCTCCTTCAAGTCCGTAAAATCGGTTTCGTTATTGATGCGGGTAAAACGGGCGCGGAAACTTTGAAGGTCGCCGAAAGCGAAGTCATCTATGATGCTGACCAGCCCGTAAAGTTCAAGCAATGAATTCTGGAGGGGCGTAGCCGTTAGAAGAACTTTCGGGAATGGGGCTACGGCGTTCTTGATGGCCGTGGCTATTTTGCTGGTGTTCTTGTAAACGTTGCGAAGCCGATGCGCCTCGTCTATGACAATCAAATCCCATGAAGTCTGGCGGATGTATGGTTCCTTAGCTCGCGCAAACTGATAGGAACAAAGGATGATAGCGGCCTGTTGAAATGGGTTTAGGTTGCCAGCGCAAATCGCCTCGTTAAAACTCTTGGCCTCCAAAATAGCAGAAGGAAGATAGAACTTATCAGCCATCTCCTGCGCCCACTGTTTTCGCAGGTTGGCCGGAACGATTACCAGCAGGCGTTGTTTACGCTCCGCCCACTTCTGGGCTAACAATAAGCCAGCCTCTATTGTTTTTCCTAACCCGACCTCATCCGCCAGAATGGCGCCCTTGGAAAACGGACTGCGGAAAGCAAAAAGCGCGGCCTCCACTTGGTGAGGATTCAGGTCAACCTGCGCGTCGGCAAGCACCGATACAAGCTTTTCAAGGCTGTCGGAAGCATAGCGCCGCGTAAGCTCATGGGCGAAATACTTGGCGTGGAAATCGGTCAAATCCATGCTACGCGGTCAACCTTTGTGTTCTGGATGCCAAACATACCGAGAGGCATAGCGATTATGCTCCCCTTCGGTATGTATAGCCTATAATCATCCCGTAATCTGGAAAAGGAAAATCTGGATATGGCCACGGAAACCACATTTAGGCATTGGAATAGATGGCTTTCAGGTATGCCACGGATATAATAAAGTATTCTTTCAACCGGCAAGGATGCAAACATGGCCCGTCAATTTTCGCCTACCCAGTTTTTCCGGCGCGTTCCCAATGAAATGCTGGCCCGATATTTCCAAGGGAAACATGATGTGTTGCGCGACATCGCCTTCGACAAGCTCAGGGAGGCGGAAGTGGAGCCGATCTTCCAGTCATTCACGGAGCTACCATCCGAACAACAGGCGATAATCGAGGCGGAGTTTCAGGACATTGACGCAATGGCCTGTCAGGGAGGCGTAACGGCGCTGACGGATGAAGCGGGATTTCACGATAACAAGGAATTCCCGGAGGCCATCTCCAAGATCGAGGGATTCCACGGCAAGGTCATGTGGGCGTTCCTGGAACATCCCAGTTACTGGGCCAGCGCCACGTTGTTCCTGCATTCGGACAATATCTCTGACTCGTTATGGAAAAAGCGTAACGACCTGCCCCACCTTCCGCCGCATGTGGAAGAGGAGGATACGGAGCGGCTGGCGCAAACCATCAGCCATTATTTTCACAGCAAAGAGGGACGCGGCAGAAACTGCAAGGTGGAGGTGTTCCGGCGCCACGAGAAGGAATATTTCTTCGCCTACCCGGAGGACTTCGCCCAGTCCGGTGTCGAATGGGTACGCAACGCCCTTTCCACCCGCGCCCGTCATCCCGCTTTTGAGATCATCTTTGTCTATACGCAGTCTGAAGGTTCGCTGGACATTTACGCCCCGCGCAACACCAAGTGCGTGCCAGACCTGCAACAGATTTTCGCGGATACCATCCTCAAGTATGATGAGTTGGATGAATTCGCAGGGGATAAACGGATTTACGCCCTCGATGCCCTGGCGGATAGGGATTTCACGTTTCAATACCCGGTGGACAGCGGCATCAAAGCGGTTGAAGTGCGCCGCCTTCGGTTGACCCTAAAGACCGGCAAGAAGCGCAGGGTGACGGTGGAAGCGGACACCACATACAACCAGAAAGCGGTTTATGACCTGCTGGAAGAGATTAAACCGCCACCGTTTCACGTCACCCAGGCGGAGATCACAGTTACGTTTGCCCCAACACCCGGCACACGGAGCCGGACGCGCAGTTTCAAAATCAGCTATCCCAACTGGTGCGCCTTACGCCACGATGGGCGGGATATCATCATCCGAAAAATGCTGGCCGACTCCGGCATCGAACCAATGGCTCCTGAAATGAAAGAGGACGACAGCGCCGAATGACGTTAGATGACGCGCTACAAGACATTATCCAACGCCTCGGCTCCGCAGATGGCGGAGGGATTATCTCATGGAGTGAAACTCAACGCTGGCCGAATGGCGCCCTTGAGATTTTCCTGAAGGCCGGACTGCTCAAACCCACAGTTCCCGCCCAATCGGTGGAGTGCCCTGGTTGCGAAAATAACTGCTTCATGCCGGTGCATGTGTACCCGTCAAAGGATGGGCGCCCAACGCGAGCTTTTGTAGCCTGCGACCAGAGGGACGATATGGGGCGGATTAAAATTACACAGGCACAGTTACAGCAATGGCAAATCACGAGTATGCAGGTTGCCCGATGGGTATCCGACATTCTCGGCATGGAAGGAAAGCCGGAGAGAAAGAAAACAAAAGGTGCCATCCGGCTTGGGGTATTGCAAGGTGAAAGTCACTGGAGTTGCCTGGAGCTTGACGCCACTAAGCCGGTGTCCCTTAGCGCATCTGGATATTCGCTTCCATTGGCCTATGTTGTGTATTGCGACGGGAAAAAGCCCACGATAAACCGGGATGCCATCTTGGGCTTGGTGGATAGGGAAGCCCCGGATGAAGCATCCAATAGTTACCAGACATCCACAGAAAGGCGCGAAGCCCGTAAGCTGAATACCGAGGCCATGTATGAACGCTGGCGGAAAGCCTACCGGGAATTGAAGATAAAACGCCCCGGAATGTCCGATGTCTGGTGTTCACAGCAGATCGCCAAAATGGATATCGCCAACGGCAGTAGCCCCGATACCATTCGCAAAAACATGAAGCCAAAACCGATCAGAAGAGCGAAACGAAAATAGTTGGGCGAAAACATTTCGCCCAAC
This portion of the Nitrospinota bacterium genome encodes:
- a CDS encoding DEAD/DEAH box helicase family protein, whose product is MDLTDFHAKYFAHELTRRYASDSLEKLVSVLADAQVDLNPHQVEAALFAFRSPFSKGAILADEVGLGKTIEAGLLLAQKWAERKQRLLVIVPANLRKQWAQEMADKFYLPSAILEAKSFNEAICAGNLNPFQQAAIILCSYQFARAKEPYIRQTSWDLIVIDEAHRLRNVYKNTSKIATAIKNAVAPFPKVLLTATPLQNSLLELYGLVSIIDDFAFGDLQSFRARFTRINNETDFTDLKERLKPLCKRTLRRQVLEYVKYTNRHALVQEFTPSEDEQRLYDLVSDYLQSETLYALPASQRKLMTLVLRKLLASSTYAISVTLEGLANRLEIAEATATAVDTPPDELPTDLEEFDELADEWEEDGDGAPPSEKKRLSPDQLVALQRELAQLRQFHALAKSIIQNSKGEVLLTALRKGFAAAAEAQKNKGAATLQQKALIFTESRRTQEYLFRILEQTEFAGKVMLFNGTNNDPNSKAIYNKWLAKHSGTDRISGSPSADMRAALVENFQDHASILIATEAAAEGINLQFCNLVVNYDLPWNPQRIEQRIGRCHRYGQKFDVVVVNFLNKKNAADVRVYELLDEKFRLFSGVFGASDEVLGAVESGVDFEKRIADIYQKCRAPQQIELEFDQLQRELETEIAQGQRDAREKLLDNFDLEVVEKVRIQNRDILGRFNEQLWRLTRHLLSDYAQFDSHGYSFTLHTNPFPGEGIHPGPYRMGKGIEDVNTYRIGHPLAQRVLERGKALNPEPAEVVFDYGSYDGKISILEPLVGQSGWLNLSLVTFEALDQAEDHLLFSGVTDAGMALDQEQARRMMSIPAKVAGHHLTQSTPESIDGIATGLQNSLLNEITARNASYFDVEMKKLDAWADDQIANSEKELKDVKLRIRDLRNEASKATNLTEQARIQSEIGEQERRQRKMRQEIFEVEDRILARRDALVAEIQGKIRQSVETKTLFSLRWSISAGTR
- a CDS encoding DEAD/DEAH box helicase family protein, with protein sequence MSTHFADKLALARWPLQQLGVEDLNRLSVILRAPEYEGWADDGCSRFVQQLVWRLPKQGRAVSDEMLRAYDENIVGHWKHITRKRNLLGPTLYPIYFQYLGLLFTEIYLDRYFRDRNGLLDSLNESLQASVRAPELVTQTGRGRGRKRAAAPAPEIELFTLSDLNKLAFWMATGGGKTLLMHCNIRQYLHYLGKAGKRQGLNRIILLTPNEGLSRQHEEEFELSGIEASLYDRGGATLFTGRGVDIIDVHKLRETSGDKTVAVDTFEGDNLVLVDEGHRGSGGEEWMDKRARLCANGFSFEYSATFGQAIKAASGPKQKALTQVYAKCILFDYSYKFFYNDGYGKDFNILNLAEEHEEETRPLYLTACVLSFYQQCRRFVDGGHELAPYLLESPLMIFVGGSVTGQRQTQEDTDLVLILKFLAEFIGNRAETERRLSKLLARQDGLVAGGHRVFEGFFPYVGSRWKPEQALELFSDILLHVFNAPGGGQLHIVRLQGSEGEIGLKVGDNPWFGVVNVGDAKKLCDLCVENRAVDDRYVVEDLPFSGSLFADIKRDGSSIRILAGAKKFTEGWSSWRVSAMGLMNVGKKEGSEIIQLFGRGVRLKGYRFKLKRTRMLDALDFQSEDAPKKHPDYIELLETLNIFGVKSDYMKEFQDYLEEEGVGEDERREIIFLPTIKLPEFEQGKIRINIIRPRADMPDFKKENKYELENLEGKLSTKVVADWYPRLQKQSSANTGNGASAALNTESLRREHLVFLRWDAVWFDIERHKRDKAYYNVVFSPDDLKELMAESWWYELFIPQGYLEFRFDHLPLYHEITTHLLKGYLDRFYQFRKRAFEGPYLEYQLLHPDDDLMLKEYQLLVKKSEKELIQRLRALSEKFKQGEFEALSFDKLELFQAGPHLYKPLIHLNHGAGTEALIKVIPTHLNEGEKKFVDDLESFCRAEVKGRFADVELYLLRNHNSDKAISFFAESGFRPDFILWLLRGNHQTIAFIDPKGLRNFTDNFNNPKIRLSQKIKELEKNLKRSDIRLESYLISQTHRHDLRWPSPNDGRRQATAEEYKAHHIFFAKDDPGKYIEELFTGIL
- a CDS encoding site-specific DNA-methyltransferase, translated to MADEPVTPAGPNFEKLKGKLRELFELDKADLDFGIYRILRQRHDEIAAFLDHHLEKTVREALQGHETLQQSQVAEELAKVSESVKAAGLDPASSPKVQELRAKLTAGANLNATADEVYSHLLTFFSRYYDGGDFMGLARSTVHGREKYMIPYNGEEVKLVWANMDQYYIKTSELLRDYTFRIRRADLSAGQLGLDHLPEEAVIHFLLVEGDTEKDNIKPNGKTVRAFALDADKPFEPAGETTLNIRFRYREHATERDLQKKLNADTEKTLADNLPPIWKALLFAIDPTYQGKDKKDTRTMLQKHLRDYTARSQFDYFIHKDLGGFLRRELDFFIKNEVMYLDDIESNTAPKAEEYLSKIRALRRCAIPVIHMLEQLENFQKRLWLKKKFVVETRYCMTLDRVPETLYPDICASEAQWAEWERLYAISEIQPNLFDPQSTTRSPQFLKTNPSLMLDTRHFSRDFTLRLLASIGNLDETLDGVCLQSENFQALQLMQERYREQVKCVYIDPPYNTNASEIAYKNGYKDSSWISLINDRVKQARELLEKDGMQCFTIDDYEIEKSLMVLNDAFGSENHMATVPIRNNPQGRSTVSGFAINHEYAIFHRKTDDRKSVGRLKRSEQQIERYDENETDGRRYLWENFRKTGTDSARGDRPRQFYPIYVNKNGDVRISEMIWNEPEQAWTSIQKHLEDEGAVLPIDSSSHERCWKWGVDRAIKEISSIRAKKTPDGWEIYRKNYLNDEGKLPGTWWDDVRYSAGSHGTNLLTTLFGSERLFLFPKSVYAAQDCILVTAGDHLVLDFFAGSGTTGHAVINLNREDDGERKYILVEMGEYFDTVLVPRLKKVVYSTDWKEGKPQNRNTGISHAFKIVRLESYEDTLNNLVLNRTPEQKAALEKAGEKARSDYLLGYFLDVESAGSASLLDVKMFRDPFNYTLKIATASAGETKETAIDLVETFNWLIGLKVKHIDSQKGFLTVTGEKRAGGRTLILWRTLGDNPLADNEALEKYLDKLKVSPVDTEYDFIYVNGSHTLNDPHNKVHLIEEEFQRRMFESETFESLL